Proteins encoded together in one Acidobacteriota bacterium window:
- a CDS encoding response regulator produces MANHKWLIAKYICRGLFVWLLCLGWGPRVWAQSSPLADIQDVGRLKFRTYSENAGLTDIHSIVFDQKGYLWVGTLSGPAYFNGRKWTLIDLPNKHLSNWVRVMTVSADGSLWFGTESGGLVHYQEGQMTAYTTASGLPNNGIRALLETKKADGATTLWAGTFGGGLACYEGGHWKTYDPSSGFPSRYVYKLIQGHTSDDSLVIWAGTSDGLLRFENGTWHQWTTQNSGLPNNVILSLFETNSPPGNTQLWIGTEKGIAVFENNHWRLFDPETEVPAVAILALQETRSPDGTQTMWVGTQGRGLLRFDRGRWSRFDVNAGLPNNLIVSLAQSQLQGGNSDTLWVGTSRGTLASLYLGGWKTLDKQTGLPNDQVYRVLESSNAEGKPVYWFATYGGLARFEAGQWSLYTTQNSPLPSNIVETLAEEVLPNGSKVLWVGFFQSNSGGLARFENGKWTVYDKSRGLPDNRVTRILVSRTESGKSVIWVATYGGGVGRFEDGTWTVFNTENGLIDNRAQTLLETDSPQGGKILWIGTFGGLVRYEQGKFTTYGVGSGLPNNGVLDILGTTDPTGKPWLWVGTNGGGLAGFDYDSPHPQWLVFSRPGLALLPSNIIFQIQQDARRRIYAATNSGVARLIFPENQPFSPETVRVTTFTTEDGLPSGICNFGASLVDSQERIWVGTAKGAAFLETKADFENFQPRPLVIEYASNSNTHIQITSGSVLSYRENHLTFEFACLAYHRETETRYQTQLVGFEEFPTPWNQDSKKEYTNLGAGNYVFQVWAKNHLGVVSGPVEFHFSITPAPWRTWWAYLAYTLGVILAALGIIWLSQQRLEHRNRLLETKIAERTAELAAKVKEVEASEKKALYASNAKSTFLANMSHELRTPLNAILGFAQLMEREHHRPAQDYDYLGIIIRSGEHLLSLINDVLSLSKIEAGKLSLSEQVFDLKKMLRSLHEMFQLRAEAKHLRLEFKVSDKLPQLVIGDESKLKQVLINLINNAIKFTEQGGVVIGVSPVNQKIHFEVSDTGVGISQDEFHKLFDPFVQTQSGLKTKEGTGLGLAISREIIRLMGGEIAVESEVGRGSTFSFEITLSLATSPERPISVQTVRHVSAGQPVYRMLIVDDHYENRLTLKILLESVGFEVQEAANGREAIARWETWKPHCIWLDLRMPEMDGYAVTRFIRTNETSAAKTVIVALSASVFEQDRAGILECGCDDFVTKPFREAQLFEKLEQLVGVKFDYEEKANQFAQSGSEPGVLTYVSPMRMGQLPPELLAELSRNLNVGDLIHAEQLIDTIREQDSLLAEELLTLFRQYRVEEVLRIIEQVQSTQ; encoded by the coding sequence ATGGCAAATCACAAATGGCTCATCGCAAAATATATCTGCCGCGGGCTGTTCGTGTGGTTGCTGTGCCTGGGCTGGGGACCTCGTGTGTGGGCACAATCAAGCCCCCTGGCTGATATTCAAGACGTGGGACGATTGAAATTTCGGACTTACTCGGAAAATGCGGGCCTGACTGATATTCATTCGATTGTGTTTGACCAAAAAGGGTATTTGTGGGTAGGTACCTTGTCTGGACCGGCGTATTTTAACGGTCGAAAATGGACGTTGATTGATCTTCCCAACAAGCACTTATCAAACTGGGTCCGAGTGATGACCGTCTCAGCCGATGGCAGTCTCTGGTTTGGCACCGAAAGTGGTGGTCTGGTGCATTATCAAGAAGGCCAAATGACCGCCTATACCACCGCCTCCGGATTACCCAACAATGGAATTCGGGCATTGCTTGAAACCAAGAAAGCCGATGGTGCGACCACGTTGTGGGCCGGAACGTTTGGGGGAGGGCTGGCCTGTTATGAAGGGGGGCACTGGAAAACCTACGACCCCTCCAGCGGTTTTCCCAGCCGCTATGTCTACAAATTGATTCAAGGGCATACCTCTGACGACTCACTCGTTATCTGGGCGGGCACCAGTGACGGCTTGCTGCGGTTTGAAAATGGTACCTGGCATCAGTGGACGACTCAAAATAGCGGCCTCCCCAACAATGTTATTTTGAGCTTATTTGAAACAAATTCACCTCCCGGAAACACGCAACTCTGGATCGGAACTGAAAAAGGCATCGCCGTTTTTGAAAACAATCACTGGCGTCTGTTTGATCCAGAAACAGAAGTTCCCGCCGTGGCAATCCTGGCGCTTCAGGAAACCCGGTCCCCGGATGGCACCCAAACCATGTGGGTCGGCACCCAGGGTCGTGGACTCCTCCGGTTTGATCGTGGACGGTGGAGCAGATTTGACGTCAACGCTGGATTACCCAACAACTTGATCGTAAGCCTGGCCCAAAGTCAACTTCAAGGAGGCAACTCTGACACACTCTGGGTTGGCACCAGCCGGGGAACACTGGCCAGTTTGTACCTTGGGGGGTGGAAAACCCTGGATAAACAAACCGGGTTGCCTAATGACCAGGTGTATCGGGTGTTGGAATCCAGCAATGCCGAAGGAAAGCCCGTCTACTGGTTTGCTACTTATGGGGGGCTGGCCAGATTCGAGGCTGGACAATGGTCCCTCTATACCACCCAAAACAGCCCGCTCCCCAGTAATATTGTCGAAACCCTGGCTGAAGAAGTGCTCCCCAATGGCTCTAAGGTTTTGTGGGTTGGTTTTTTTCAATCAAATTCAGGTGGTCTGGCTCGATTTGAAAATGGCAAGTGGACGGTGTATGACAAATCCAGGGGATTGCCCGATAACCGGGTCACCCGCATTCTGGTATCCCGGACCGAAAGCGGAAAATCGGTCATCTGGGTCGCAACCTACGGTGGCGGCGTCGGTCGTTTCGAAGATGGAACCTGGACTGTCTTCAACACTGAAAATGGATTGATTGACAACCGGGCACAGACGTTGTTGGAAACCGATTCTCCACAAGGCGGCAAAATCCTGTGGATTGGCACGTTTGGCGGTTTGGTGCGCTATGAACAGGGAAAGTTCACGACCTATGGCGTTGGTTCCGGCCTCCCAAACAATGGAGTGCTCGATATTTTGGGAACCACCGACCCAACGGGGAAACCCTGGTTGTGGGTGGGAACCAACGGGGGCGGATTGGCGGGCTTCGATTATGACTCACCTCATCCTCAATGGCTGGTCTTTTCCAGGCCGGGCCTGGCCCTCTTGCCGAGCAATATCATTTTCCAGATTCAACAAGATGCCCGGCGGCGAATCTATGCCGCGACCAACAGTGGAGTCGCCCGGCTGATATTCCCTGAAAACCAACCCTTTTCGCCTGAGACGGTTCGGGTTACGACCTTTACCACCGAAGACGGATTACCCAGCGGCATTTGTAATTTTGGGGCATCGCTGGTGGATAGTCAGGAACGAATCTGGGTTGGCACGGCCAAAGGGGCGGCCTTTCTGGAGACCAAAGCTGATTTCGAGAATTTTCAACCCCGGCCCCTCGTCATCGAGTACGCCTCCAACTCCAACACGCACATTCAAATCACCTCAGGAAGTGTCCTTTCCTATCGGGAAAACCATTTGACCTTTGAATTTGCCTGTTTGGCTTACCATCGGGAGACTGAAACCCGATATCAAACCCAACTGGTTGGCTTTGAAGAGTTCCCAACCCCCTGGAATCAGGATAGTAAAAAGGAATACACGAATCTGGGGGCTGGAAACTATGTCTTTCAGGTGTGGGCTAAAAATCATTTGGGTGTGGTTTCCGGGCCGGTCGAGTTTCACTTTTCGATTACCCCAGCCCCCTGGCGCACCTGGTGGGCATATCTGGCGTATACCCTGGGCGTCATACTGGCTGCCCTGGGTATCATCTGGTTGAGCCAGCAAAGACTTGAACATCGCAACCGATTGCTGGAAACAAAAATTGCCGAGCGCACGGCGGAACTGGCAGCCAAAGTAAAGGAAGTCGAAGCCTCAGAAAAGAAGGCCCTGTATGCCAGCAATGCCAAAAGCACATTTTTGGCCAACATGAGCCACGAATTACGCACGCCATTAAATGCCATTTTGGGGTTTGCTCAATTAATGGAACGCGAACATCACCGCCCAGCCCAGGATTACGATTATTTGGGCATCATCATTCGCAGTGGCGAGCATTTGCTGAGCTTAATCAATGACGTGCTGTCGCTTTCTAAAATTGAAGCTGGAAAATTGTCGTTGTCAGAACAGGTATTCGACTTAAAGAAGATGCTGCGGAGCCTGCACGAAATGTTCCAGCTTCGGGCGGAAGCCAAACACTTGCGCCTGGAGTTCAAAGTCTCGGACAAACTCCCTCAACTTGTCATCGGTGATGAGAGCAAGCTCAAACAGGTGTTGATCAATTTGATTAACAATGCCATCAAATTTACCGAGCAGGGAGGCGTCGTGATTGGCGTCAGTCCAGTCAACCAGAAAATCCACTTTGAAGTCTCAGATACTGGGGTCGGAATTAGCCAGGATGAATTTCATAAGCTGTTCGATCCGTTTGTGCAAACCCAAAGCGGGCTCAAAACAAAGGAAGGCACCGGCCTTGGACTGGCCATTAGTCGCGAGATCATCCGGTTGATGGGTGGTGAAATTGCGGTTGAAAGCGAAGTCGGTCGCGGTTCGACTTTTTCATTTGAAATAACTCTCTCTCTGGCCACAAGTCCCGAACGACCCATCTCGGTCCAAACCGTTCGTCACGTTTCAGCCGGGCAACCGGTCTACCGGATGCTGATTGTGGACGACCATTATGAGAACCGATTGACCTTGAAAATTCTGCTTGAATCGGTTGGATTTGAAGTTCAGGAAGCGGCCAATGGCCGTGAAGCGATTGCCCGGTGGGAAACCTGGAAGCCCCATTGCATCTGGCTTGACCTGAGGATGCCGGAAATGGATGGGTATGCCGTGACCCGGTTTATCCGAACCAATGAGACAAGTGCCGCCAAAACCGTGATTGTCGCGCTCTCTGCCAGTGTGTTTGAGCAAGATCGGGCTGGCATTCTCGAATGTGGATGCGATGATTTTGTGACGAAACCCTTTCGCGAAGCACAGCTTTTTGAAAAACTCGAACAACTGGTTGGAGTCAAATTCGATTATGAGGAAAAAGCGAACCAGTTTGCCCAATCTGGGTCTGAACCTGGGGTACTCACCTATGTCTCACCGATGCGGATGGGTCAGTTGCCACCTGAATTGCTGGCCGAATTGTCTCGAAATCTGAACGTCGGTGATTTGATTCACGCTGAACAACTCATTGATACCATCCGTGAACAGGATTCACTTTTGGCGGAGGAACTATTGACCCTGTTTCGCCAATATCGAGTCGAAGAAGTTCTCCGAATCATCGAACAGGTGCAATCAACCCAATAG
- a CDS encoding nucleotidyl transferase AbiEii/AbiGii toxin family protein — MKKPATNMAASVRQRLMNIFREKGGEFQVLLIRYALERFLFRLSQTAYQPQFCLKGAMMFVFWGGEPHRPTRDLDLLGYGTNTISALESIFREICLCPVVPDGIEFLSETVKGVEIKHNDEYHGVRITLTARLDQALIPLQIDIGFGDLVVPAPQEAFFPTLLEMPAPQLRMYCRETVVAEKFQALVELGMGNTRLKDFYDIWVLIQRYEFEGTQLSQAISATFTRRMTPLVAEPPLALTKQFALDPTKNSQWKGFLKKNRFSSSLELVQITTDLWKFFSKPVAALVSGVALSEIWIPADGWKKPHPDWFNQEIKPNQHRL, encoded by the coding sequence ATGAAAAAACCGGCGACCAATATGGCAGCTTCGGTTCGGCAACGATTGATGAATATTTTTAGGGAAAAAGGCGGAGAGTTTCAGGTCTTGCTCATCCGATATGCTCTGGAACGGTTTCTGTTTCGGCTCTCCCAAACAGCATACCAACCCCAGTTTTGTCTCAAAGGTGCCATGATGTTTGTTTTCTGGGGAGGTGAACCCCATCGCCCAACCAGGGATTTGGATTTGTTGGGTTATGGAACGAACACAATCTCAGCCCTGGAATCGATTTTCCGAGAAATCTGTCTGTGCCCGGTTGTACCAGACGGGATTGAGTTTTTGAGTGAAACGGTGAAGGGGGTTGAAATTAAACACAATGATGAGTATCACGGCGTCCGCATTACACTCACGGCCAGGTTGGATCAGGCACTGATTCCGCTTCAAATCGATATTGGTTTTGGAGATCTGGTTGTTCCCGCACCTCAAGAAGCGTTCTTCCCGACTTTGCTGGAAATGCCCGCCCCTCAGTTACGCATGTATTGTCGGGAAACAGTCGTCGCTGAGAAATTCCAGGCTTTGGTTGAACTTGGAATGGGAAATACCCGACTCAAAGATTTTTATGATATCTGGGTGTTGATCCAGCGGTACGAATTTGAGGGCACCCAGTTGAGCCAGGCAATTTCAGCCACCTTCACCCGACGAATGACCCCGCTGGTGGCAGAACCTCCATTAGCCTTAACCAAGCAGTTTGCGCTTGACCCAACCAAGAACTCCCAATGGAAAGGCTTTCTCAAGAAAAACCGTTTTTCCTCCTCACTTGAGCTGGTACAGATTACAACTGACTTGTGGAAGTTTTTTTCAAAACCAGTGGCTGCTCTGGTCTCAGGTGTGGCCTTGAGCGAAATCTGGATACCAGCCGATGGTTGGAAAAAGCCTCACCCTGACTGGTTCAACCAGGAAATCAAGCCCAACCAGCATCGTTTATGA
- a CDS encoding type IV toxin-antitoxin system AbiEi family antitoxin domain-containing protein, which translates to MTHMEELTELLQQKGMVRPRDAAKLGIAPEYFQRLSAAGRIERVSRGLYRLVEAPLSEHHDLALVAARVPHGTICLLSALAFHRLGTQLPFEVWLAVGRNAGVPRLEFPHIRLMRFSSDAFTAGVETHLIEGVQVKVFSPAKTVADCFKFRNQIGLDVALEALREYRRGRRGTLDELWRMAQVCRVANVMRPYLEAIE; encoded by the coding sequence ATGACCCACATGGAAGAACTCACCGAACTGCTTCAGCAGAAAGGAATGGTTCGCCCTCGGGATGCGGCAAAGCTTGGAATCGCTCCTGAATACTTTCAGCGGCTCTCCGCCGCCGGACGGATCGAACGGGTTTCGCGTGGGCTGTATCGTTTGGTGGAAGCCCCACTCAGTGAACACCACGATCTGGCCCTGGTTGCCGCCCGAGTCCCGCACGGAACGATTTGTTTATTGTCGGCGCTGGCCTTTCATCGTCTTGGAACTCAACTGCCATTTGAGGTCTGGCTGGCAGTGGGAAGAAATGCGGGCGTTCCCCGGCTTGAGTTCCCACACATCAGGTTGATGAGATTTTCATCTGACGCCTTTACGGCTGGGGTGGAAACGCATCTGATTGAAGGCGTTCAGGTCAAGGTCTTTTCTCCGGCCAAAACCGTGGCCGATTGTTTCAAGTTCCGCAACCAGATCGGACTTGATGTCGCCCTTGAAGCACTGCGTGAATACCGGCGGGGTCGCCGTGGCACCCTGGATGAACTCTGGCGGATGGCCCAGGTCTGCCGGGTTGCCAATGTGATGCGACCTTACCTGGAGGCAATTGAATGA
- a CDS encoding alpha/beta hydrolase — protein sequence MNSLQSQLVLFLLKHRHWFRLKLKREPVDWNTSIPALRERAEKSTGIFGKLPPGIAALPVTINGLSAEWVRPVGTSDDRAILYFHGGGYVMGSCRTHRAVVGKFVAGSQIGALIFDYRLAPEHPFPAALDDSIAAYTWLLAQGFSPARIVFAGDSAGGGLCLATLLALRDTGIELPAAAVVLSPWTDLKCTGNSYQRPDPLAPEGSWSVFSSYYVGQNDPAHPLISPLYGDLAGLPPLLLYVGEEESMLDDATQFAEKARTAGVTVRIHIGKGMVHCYPALSPLFPEASEAMDDICRFLHSSVLKDSGTENS from the coding sequence GTGAATAGCCTGCAAAGTCAATTGGTTCTTTTTCTGTTGAAGCATCGTCACTGGTTTCGTCTGAAGTTGAAACGGGAACCGGTTGATTGGAATACCTCAATTCCCGCGCTACGGGAGCGAGCCGAGAAATCCACCGGGATCTTTGGCAAGCTGCCGCCTGGAATTGCGGCATTGCCGGTCACAATCAATGGTCTTTCGGCGGAGTGGGTTCGACCTGTCGGAACCAGCGATGACCGAGCCATCCTCTATTTTCATGGCGGTGGGTATGTGATGGGCTCCTGTCGAACGCACCGCGCAGTCGTGGGGAAGTTTGTCGCGGGCAGCCAGATCGGCGCCCTGATCTTTGACTATCGGTTAGCGCCGGAGCATCCGTTTCCCGCTGCCCTTGACGATTCAATCGCGGCCTACACCTGGCTTCTGGCGCAAGGTTTTTCTCCGGCTCGCATTGTGTTTGCTGGGGATTCAGCCGGTGGCGGGCTCTGTCTGGCAACGCTGCTTGCCCTTCGGGACACCGGAATCGAGTTGCCGGCGGCGGCAGTTGTCCTCTCTCCCTGGACTGACTTGAAATGCACTGGGAACTCCTATCAGCGTCCGGACCCGCTGGCACCAGAAGGGTCCTGGAGTGTTTTCAGTAGCTACTACGTCGGTCAAAACGATCCGGCCCACCCGTTGATTTCTCCCCTATATGGTGATCTGGCCGGGCTTCCTCCATTGTTGCTGTATGTCGGGGAAGAAGAATCAATGCTCGACGACGCAACTCAATTCGCGGAAAAGGCTCGCACGGCAGGTGTGACGGTCAGGATACACATCGGAAAGGGGATGGTTCATTGCTACCCCGCGCTGTCTCCACTGTTTCCGGAAGCCAGCGAGGCGATGGACGACATTTGCCGTTTTCTCCATTCATCAGTGCTCAAGGATAGCGGAACAGAAAACTCGTAA
- a CDS encoding glycosyltransferase family 2 protein: protein MTKLIIQIPCYNEEATLGITLAQLPRQLPGIDTIEWLVIDDGSTDRTVEVACTAGVDHIVRLHRHCGLATAFVKGLEAALAAGADIIVNTDADNQYRAEDIPHLIELVVHDQVDIVIGERNLRQIDHYSLTRRVLHRIGNWVVRCVSQTEIRDAPSGFRAISREAALRINIFSKYTYTLEMIIQAGVQGLAVRSVPVGTNPVQRPSRLMRSPGAYVWQSALTIIRIFLTYKPLVFCLGLGMFPMGISLGFGLATWFHLPALSGLNGLLVTLFFALVGLQCWVLGLAANLLAVNRRLLEELLVRERRAAVQPLGTQVRDTSPQTTRPNLDTEVTLN, encoded by the coding sequence ATGACCAAACTCATTATCCAAATCCCCTGTTACAATGAAGAAGCCACCCTGGGAATCACGCTGGCCCAACTTCCACGCCAGTTACCGGGCATTGATACAATTGAGTGGCTGGTGATTGACGACGGGAGCACGGATCGGACCGTCGAGGTTGCCTGTACCGCAGGCGTAGACCATATTGTCCGGCTTCATCGGCACTGCGGGCTGGCCACGGCGTTTGTTAAAGGGCTGGAGGCGGCTCTGGCTGCCGGCGCCGATATCATTGTCAACACCGATGCCGACAACCAGTATCGGGCTGAGGATATTCCCCACCTGATCGAACTGGTTGTACACGACCAGGTGGATATTGTGATTGGGGAGCGGAACCTTCGCCAAATTGACCACTACTCATTGACCAGGAGAGTACTCCACCGGATTGGGAACTGGGTCGTGCGGTGTGTCAGTCAGACGGAAATTCGGGATGCACCCAGCGGTTTTCGGGCCATCAGTCGTGAAGCAGCCCTGCGGATCAATATTTTCAGCAAATACACCTACACTCTGGAAATGATCATTCAGGCCGGAGTGCAGGGTCTGGCGGTTCGTTCGGTACCGGTGGGAACGAACCCGGTTCAGCGACCGTCGCGGTTGATGCGTTCACCCGGAGCGTATGTGTGGCAATCGGCGTTGACCATCATTCGGATTTTTCTGACCTACAAGCCGCTGGTGTTTTGTCTGGGGTTGGGGATGTTTCCGATGGGTATATCCCTTGGGTTTGGACTGGCAACCTGGTTTCATCTGCCAGCTCTTTCTGGACTGAATGGACTGCTGGTGACTTTGTTCTTTGCACTGGTGGGGCTTCAGTGCTGGGTGTTGGGCCTGGCCGCCAACCTGCTCGCGGTCAACCGTCGCTTATTGGAAGAACTCCTGGTTCGAGAACGCCGGGCTGCCGTTCAACCCCTTGGGACTCAGGTGCGCGACACCTCGCCTCAGACCACTCGCCCAAACCTGGATACCGAAGTGACACTGAATTGA